In Sorghum bicolor cultivar BTx623 chromosome 10, Sorghum_bicolor_NCBIv3, whole genome shotgun sequence, one genomic interval encodes:
- the LOC8070745 gene encoding uncharacterized protein LOC8070745: MASSLVPGIIVVALGAGVLGFPDALRVLLLDDVAGRRRSPLTDIAICVLAMAVVTAQALGAMLLARFVRKAARAGGGDAHAPGAPPPPPPCTDCFAQMTLVMSLGVAFLVSACLLVDAGGLGLLNLVVAGIARKMKSPVIAVLATGAAALSCARPLLRVFREEDHSHGTGTGQVASFTGAAAFLLAVSIQRGSIVGVAAVVGTVLLLARFAFTRRARNADAGGAGGRAAPAPASAAGTQRVGGKLTGLAPYLAVVSFVALLCYLVLTTYAPLESGPDGANSKYP, from the coding sequence ATGGCGTCGAGCCTCGTTCCGGGGATCATCGTCGTGGCTCTCGGCGCCGGGGTGCTAGGATTCCCGGACGCGCTCCGCGTCCTCCTCCTCGATGACGTCGCGGGGCGGAGGCGGAGCCCCCTAACCGACATCGCCATCTGCGTCCTCGCCATGGCCGTGGTCACCGCCCAGGCCCTCGGCGCTATGCTGCTGGCGCGCTTCGTCCGCAAGGCAGCGCGCGCCGGAGGCGGCGACGCACACGCGCCCggcgcgccgccaccgccgccgccgtgcacgGATTGCTTCGCGCAGATGACCCTGGTCATGTCCCTCGGCGTCGCCTTCCTCGTCTCCGCGTGCCTCCTCGTCGACGCCGGCGGCCTCGGCCTGCTCAACCTTGTTGTTGCCGGCATCGCCAGGAAGATGAAGAGCCCCGTCATCGCGGTCCTTgccaccggcgccgccgccctcTCCTGCGCCAGGCCTCTGCTCCGCGTCTTCCGCGAGGAGGATCACTCGCATGGGACGGGGACGGGGCAGGTGGCGAGCTTCACCGGGGCCGCCGCCTTCCTCCTCGCCGTGTCCATACAACGCGGCTCCATCGTCGGCGTGGCCGCGGTCGTCGGCACCGTGCTTCTTCTTGCCCGCTTCGCCTTCACCCGAAGGGCGCGTAATGCCGATGCCGGCGGCGCAGGCGGCCGCgctgcccctgcccctgctTCTGCCGCGGGCACGCAGCGCGTCGGCGGCAAGCTGACGGGGCTGGCGCCGTACCTGGCCGTCGTCTCCTTCGTCGCCCTCCTCTGCTACCTCGTCCTCACCACGTATGCGCCGCTCGAGAGCGGGCCCGACGGCGCCAACTCCAAGTACCCATGA